The proteins below are encoded in one region of Sporanaerobacter acetigenes DSM 13106:
- a CDS encoding uracil-DNA glycosylase — MYTLEELEYIVSKCNRCELYKGRTNTVFGEGNKQAKIMFIGEGPGYYEDKMGRPFVGKAGQLLDKMLEAIALKREEVYITNIVKCRPPNNRNPLEKESKICIEYLRWQVKIIDPDILVCLGAVSARNIISSDFKVTTDRGIWVKKGKFYIMPTYHPAALLRDESKKRGAWEDFKSIKEKYMEIKYMY; from the coding sequence ATGTATACATTGGAAGAATTAGAATACATAGTTTCAAAATGTAATAGATGTGAATTGTATAAGGGTAGGACAAATACTGTATTTGGAGAGGGAAATAAACAGGCGAAAATCATGTTTATAGGAGAAGGACCAGGATATTACGAGGACAAAATGGGGAGGCCTTTCGTAGGAAAAGCAGGTCAGCTTCTTGACAAGATGCTTGAAGCAATTGCTCTTAAAAGAGAAGAAGTTTATATTACAAATATTGTTAAATGTAGGCCGCCAAACAATAGAAACCCATTAGAAAAGGAAAGTAAGATCTGTATAGAATATTTGAGATGGCAAGTAAAGATAATAGATCCAGATATACTAGTTTGTTTAGGAGCAGTATCAGCAAGGAATATAATTAGTTCTGATTTTAAAGTGACAACGGATAGAGGAATATGGGTCAAAAAAGGAAAATTCTACATAATGCCTACATATCATCCGGCAGCCCTATTGAGAGATGAGAGTAAAAAAAGAGGAGCATGGGAAGATTTTAAGAGTATAAAGGAAAAATATATGGAAATAAAATATATGTACTAG